Genomic segment of Pochonia chlamydosporia 170 chromosome 1, whole genome shotgun sequence:
GGTgccgttggtgttgaagcatGCTTGTTGGAGGAAGGTGGAGTCGCCTGAGAGGGAGAGCGTGTCGATGGCTACTTGGGCGTGGGCGGCGGCAAATACAGCGTTCATGGTAGGGATGTATTGGGATGGTTCTGAGTCGGATACGGAAATGACGAGGATGCGACCTTTCATGGGGGGTGCGACGTTGGCGCTTGGCTGGGTTACCTCTGCCAAGTTTCCGGATGGGCCCTTCAATGCCTGGGAAGCTTTGTTGATGTGGCATAGTGCCAGTGTTAGGGCACCGGACAATTGTGTGGTGGTTGCCTCGAGGTCCTGCTCTGTGGTTtcgttgatgagcttctgcATGGAAGTTAGGACGGCGGTTTCGATCTGCGCAAATTGCGGGTACTTGTTGGCCGAGTTTCGCGATACGTCACTGGGTGCGTCGTTCATTTGCACATCGCCCGAGGTGTCCTTGCGTGATATTTGCGGAGGAGTGGGATAGAGCCATGCTGCGCGATTCACGTGGGCGGCTATAACGGCGACTTGGTTGACATTGCTGAAGGCCAGGTGggcattgacgaagacgaggatgttggcgatggcttTTGCCAGGGGGAGGGAGTCGTTTAGTGCGGCCCAGGCACGGGGATTGGTGTCGATGAcgatggagaggagggagggTGTTTCTTCGGCGGTGGTGACCTCGTAGTGCTCTGAGACGTCGACGGCGTCCATGGTGGACTGGGAGCTATGCCGTCGAAGGCAGCTACGAGGCCAAGCTCAGAGGTGGGAATATTCGGGAGGTTTTTCTCTGTAGGGGTGTTGGTGAAGTATTTAAGAGCTGTAGTAATCGCGATGTGGTGTTGTAGTGTGCGTGAATCGATgtgaggtggtggatggatgtgAAGATTTGGTTCGTGTTACAGGTGTATTGGAAATTCGTGGAGGAGGTTATATATTGACTTTGTCGATTGgctctgttgctggtgtAAAAGAACAAGATTAAAGCGAGTTATGTGCGTAGGATggaatgttggtggttgagtgTTGTTGGTATATTCACAAATGTTTGGATGGTAGGCCGTGTGCAGAGATCGACGAAACCAATTCGTCACTTTCAGCAGGTCAAATTGCTGCCAGTCAAATCAAGCAGACAAATTGAACGGCTGACTACTGCTGGCTGGCCACCTGAAGCGTGGCGGTTTAGTGCATCCACACGTGACTGTGGCTTGGATACAGTGGCTGTAGGTGCCAACTTGGGCGCCAGTCAACTGGCTGACAGTTGCGTGTGTGGTGTGATGCCCAGGTCTGCCGTCTGTGTCTGGCCTGGTAGGACAGCATCTCAGTGATtgagatcaattgatgtcattgGTGGGCAACAAtctctcaagtgctccctATCATTCATCACAACAAGTTCATGCATGATGCTGCTTTCAATCTAACCATATCAGTTTCTTACTGCTTTATCGCCCATCGTCTATCATACACGGCAAGCATCATGCCAAGTGCTTGAATGAGGGGCAGCTCCAGAatccagagtccagacatGCCGagctccttgtccttctcctgctcAAACAAAAGCTCACGCCCCATTCCGTCATGACGAACCAGAAGACGCCTTAAAAGCACCAAAGTGGGCAGCCAACACGTCAAAGTGGAGAAACTTGGACGAGACGTTTTAGTTTTGGGGATAATCTACTTCGTTCgacttgtctggtgtgctcCGGCTCATGATCCCCTGGAGCTTGAGCTAGCTTTGTatttttgctgctttgcaTCTAGAGCTAGCTTGCTGGGTAGACTCGTGGTTTGGCTGCTCTAGGAAAGCTTGAACTGGCTTTGTGAGTACATGGTTTACAACTTTGCACAAACACCCATCCCATCTACGTCGACGCAAACCTTGAACCCTACATACTTTATAACTCAAAAGCCAACACTTCTTATTTTTATCCTCTCTGCCTCACACTACCAACACCATCTGGCTTCTTTTATTTCATTCAAAAGCCTCATCGCCTCCTCAGCTCACTCACAGTATTGGCGTCGACATTTTCCAACATATCAATCCTTACGTCACTCTGTCGTGGTCGTGTTCGAGACATCGCACGCTGCAACAATGACCGAGACACTGCAGGGTTCGGCACCGGCCGCAACTCTAGAGGACCAGACTCTTTTGGTCTTTGCTCGTCTGATGGAAGGCgggcaagaagatgaggcgACGTGCAGAGAATTGGACCAGCTGACGAAGCTGTTAAACGACGACGCTGAATGCCAACAGAAGGACAAGGAATACAAAACCATATGCAATGTCGTCGACGGCGATTGCGTCGACACAGTCTTATGTTATCTCGACATGCGCCAGCCTGACATTGTTCGGGGTCATGCCACTCTCACAACCTCCGCATATCTCAAGGCAGCTGGAGACGATGGTTCTAAGAAACTGTCCGAATTCTTCTTCGAGCGCGTTAAGAGAGGCACTTACGACGACTACATTGTAGCCTTTTGTGTGGCCTCGGCCACATTTCCCATCGTTCCCGACCTGACCGCACAGTTGTTCTTGAGCGAAGGCTTCTTAAGCACCCTCGGCCCTCTTATGAGGAGGGAATGGAAGAGCCGCAAAGTTGAGACGGCGTGCCTGGAGATGCTCAACGCAGCCTGCATGAACGCAGTGTGCCGTGAAGCCGTTCAAAAGTATTGCGTTGAGTGGCTGGAGGAAGTGGTTGACCAGGACCCTACAGGCTCGACGGATGGTCCGAATGGAGACCCCAAGGTGCAAGGTGAAGGGGGCTCTATTTCCATGAGACGACATTCAGAGCAAGTTCAGCACTTGGCGGCTGTTATTTTGGCCAAGCTGAGAGTGAGTTTGCCAACCCGGGCCCCGCCCTGAACCTCTGGACCTTTTGATTTTCCTGCTGAAGGATAATGTTAACCCAAGACTGACATAGCCTGAAGGCAGTTCCTTCTAAGCCATCAGTCAGCGATCCCAACAAACCAAGGATCGAGCCAGCGGTAACCAGCATCGAGGATTTGTCGGGTATTTTCACAAAAATGATACTCCGAGACGGAGATCATGGCAAACATTCCATCGAGGGTCTTGCCTATGCCTCTTTGCAGCCCAAGGTAAAAGagagcatcatcagcaacgAGGCTCTGCTCAAGAAACTCGTCCAGACTCTCACAGAGGCGCAACCAAGATCGCCAACCACATACGGAGCCCTCAGCATATTCGTCAATTTGACGCGATACAGACCAGCATtatcagaagaagaaaagaaaatgagTCAATTAAAGGCCTACGCCGATGCTGCGGGCAAGCTCGCCGGACCAGAACCCCTAGACGATGACGACCACGTCGCGAACCGTTGTCAGGCCGTTTTCAAAGTTGGCCTTATTCCCGTCCTCGTCACACACAGCAAAAACGGATCCCCCGCATCATTAAGTCTCATCATTTCCATTATAAACTCCATCGCAGTTACAAAATCGTTACGAGGACCGCTCGCGCAACAGGGAGCGGTCAAACTTCTTCTCGTCGGATGGGCTACTATCCCTGACACGGACGAGGTGCACCGGCGGACGGCAGCACAAGCACTCGCCCGAATTCTAATCAGCACCAACCCTGCGTTGGTATTTGGCGGGAACCGCTCGAATCCAATCAACGCTGCTATCCGGCCGTTGGTTTCTATTCTTCCCCCCGACCCCGCCGCCGAGACAAGAGATCTTCTACCTACGTTTGAGGCGCTCATGGCGTTGACGAATCTCGCTTCTTTGGAGGATGGCGATACGCGAAGCACGATTATTCGTATGGCGTGGCCGCATATCGAAGAGCAGCTGTTATCGTCGAATAACCTCGTTTCTAAAGCCGCTGTGGAACTTGTCTGTAATTTAATGCAGGCTCCTGAGGGGATTGCCCTGTATGCAGATGGCAGCCCGCAATCACGGAATCGTCTACACATCCTGTTGGCACTGGCTGATGCTGAGGATAAAGGAACGCGGAGTGCTGCCGGTGGAGCACTGGCTTCTCTTACAGGGTTCGAGGCTGTTGTGCGGTATGTGGTTCAACGTGACAAGGGCGTCAAGGTTATACTGGGGATGTGCAATGATCCCGATGAAGGGCTGAGGCATCGTGGCGTCGTGACCGTGTGTAATTTGATCCTGGCGGATGGAGAGGCAGGGCAGCTGGCGAGGGATAAGGTGAAGAGTGAGAATGGCGTCGAGGTGTTGAAGGAGTGTTTGAAGCAGAGCCGGCGGCCGGAGGTGTTGCAGATTGCGGTGGAGGCGCTGAAGGTCTTGTTGGATCAGAAGTGATGCATTCGTTATGAGGGGGCATACGGGAGGTCAAACGTGCATACTCTGCTTTTTTTCTATAATTAACATGATAGGCTAGCAGCATGGGATATCCAACCAAATGCAACAATGTTACTTGAATATCTATGAATCTTGTTCCGCGCCATTATTTTCCACGGCAGATGTTTCGCATCTATTCAAGATTGCCACCCCCTCAACATGTCCCGTTTGTGGGAAGAAATCGAATCCCACCAGGCTCTCAATGTCATACTGGGCACCTTCACCTTCCCCTCTAACCAGGACGCCTACATCTCGCGCTTGGGTGTGAACATTACAGCTCACGTACAAGATTCTCTTTGGTCCAAATCTCCTCAACTGTCCTAGGAAATCGGCATCGCAGCCCTTTCGCGGGGGATCCAAGACGACGACCGTCTCGTCGGCGGGATAGGACACACTCTTAAAGAGTTCATTTGCGTCGGCGGCGATGAATTTGCATCGATCCTCGCCGAGGCCGTTGAGCGAAGCGTTCTTGCGGGCTGATGCGATGGAATCGGCGGCAATATCAATGCCCGTCGAGTGCTGGAACACAGAAGAGAGggtgatggtgaagaggCCGGAGCCGGAGTAGGCGTCGATGAGGTACTTGATAGGGCTATTTGATGGCGGCGGGAGGATACGCTCGCGGACGTAGGCGGTGAATTTGGGAAGGATAGAGTTGTTGTTTTGGAAGAATGAGCCGGCGGGGTTGGTGAAGGTGTAGTTGTCGATATATTCGGTAGTGGTGGCTTTGGAGTCTGTCTCACAGGACTTGATGTCGATGAAGTTGTCGCCTTCAGTGCGAGCAGTGTGAGGAGGCAGCTGGTCTTGCTGCGGTGcttgctcctcctcgccttGGGGGTTCTTGGCATACCGGCGAGTGTTTTCACGGAGCAGGATAGTTGCACCGCGGTGATAATTTGGGAACTCCTTTTGCATGCGCTCCCGTTCGCGAGCCATGCCTAATCTCACTGCCGAGGTTCCAATAGGAcagtcttcaatgtcgagAACCTTGCGTTTGCCCTTTTGCATGAATCCTATGTCGGGACAAGACTCGAACGACACCTTGGGGGCCTTTCTCTTGCTCGGCCTGAAACCTGGTGGTCCGTCAAAGTGTGGCGTGAGCTTGGTGCGGTAGCCGTACTGCAGCGGACTTCCTATGGTATCCTGAATGGTAGGAACGAGTTCAGCCGGCAGATTTGAAAAGTTGCGGTACGCCTTGTCAAGCACCCTCTTTTTCAGCTTGAGCTGCTCTGAGTAGTCCAACATCTGAAACTGGCAGCCACCGCAGGAAGAAAAGTACTTGCATTGAATGCGAGCGTCGTCGCGCAAGGGTGAAggcttgatgatggaaaCGAAGTCTGCCACTGTCTGATGCTCTCGCCGAATGTGGCGGAAGACCTTGACTTTGGCAATATCTCCTGGCACGGTGAATGGGACAATATAGACCTGGTTTGAGCCGGATCGCATGGCAAGACCGTCGCCCGTGGAGGAGAGCTCAAGCACCTCAACTTCT
This window contains:
- a CDS encoding transcription factor TFIIH subunit Tfb4 (similar to Cordyceps militaris CM01 XP_006667696.1) translates to MDAVDVSEHYEVTTAEETPSLLSIVIDTNPRAWAALNDSLPLAKAIANILVFVNAHLAFSNVNQVAVIAAHVNRAAWLYPTPPQISRKDTSGDVQMNDAPSDVSRNSANKYPQFAQIETAVLTSMQKLINETTEQDLEATTTQLSGALTLALCHINKASQALKGPSGNLAEVTQPSANVAPPMKGRILVISVSDSEPSQYIPTMNAVFAAAHAQVAIDTLSLSGDSTFLQQACFNTNGTFLVAANPKGLLTYLMFGLIADTEARQSLITPTHDTVDFRAACFCHGKVVDTGFVCSICLSIFCELPENAECLTCGTKLALGNYGAKPAVVPRKKKKKKRIGNGGSGREETGSATATPLR
- a CDS encoding myosin-binding striated muscle assembly central domain-containing protein; its protein translation is MTETLQGSAPAATLEDQTLLVFARLMEGGQEDEATCRELDQLTKLLNDDAECQQKDKEYKTICNVVDGDCVDTVLCYLDMRQPDIVRGHATLTTSAYLKAAGDDGSKKLSEFFFERVKRGTYDDYIVAFCVASATFPIVPDLTAQLFLSEGFLSTLGPLMRREWKSRKVETACLEMLNAACMNAVCREAVQKYCVEWLEEVVDQDPTGSTDGPNGDPKVQGEGGSISMRRHSEQVQHLAAVILAKLRAVPSKPSVSDPNKPRIEPAVTSIEDLSGIFTKMILRDGDHGKHSIEGLAYASLQPKVKESIISNEALLKKLVQTLTEAQPRSPTTYGALSIFVNLTRYRPALSEEEKKMSQLKAYADAAGKLAGPEPLDDDDHVANRCQAVFKVGLIPVLVTHSKNGSPASLSLIISIINSIAVTKSLRGPLAQQGAVKLLLVGWATIPDTDEVHRRTAAQALARILISTNPALVFGGNRSNPINAAIRPLVSILPPDPAAETRDLLPTFEALMALTNLASLEDGDTRSTIIRMAWPHIEEQLLSSNNLVSKAAVELVCNLMQAPEGIALYADGSPQSRNRLHILLALADAEDKGTRSAAGGALASLTGFEAVVRYVVQRDKGVKVILGMCNDPDEGLRHRGVVTVCNLILADGEAGQLARDKVKSENGVEVLKECLKQSRRPEVLQIAVEALKVLLDQK
- a CDS encoding tRNA (m5U54) methyltransferase (similar to Aspergillus niger CBS 513.88 XP_001398782.1), which produces MASTQAAAPAATATSAPVAESRLSSQVQNGQGRPKRPHNGNNNNNRNAKPWKQKKTKREKNINEGSSEDVLRHDIEALLASKGYNLESEDSNDTAQESESLPEEGTETEVEVLELSSTGDGLAMRSGSNQVYIVPFTVPGDIAKVKVFRHIRREHQTVADFVSIIKPSPLRDDARIQCKYFSSCGGCQFQMLDYSEQLKLKKRVLDKAYRNFSNLPAELVPTIQDTIGSPLQYGYRTKLTPHFDGPPGFRPSKRKAPKVSFESCPDIGFMQKGKRKVLDIEDCPIGTSAVRLGMARERERMQKEFPNYHRGATILLRENTRRYAKNPQGEEEQAPQQDQLPPHTARTEGDNFIDIKSCETDSKATTTEYIDNYTFTNPAGSFFQNNNSILPKFTAYVRERILPPPSNSPIKYLIDAYSGSGLFTITLSSVFQHSTGIDIAADSIASARKNASLNGLGEDRCKFIAADANELFKSVSYPADETVVVLDPPRKGCDADFLGQLRRFGPKRILYVSCNVHTQARDVGVLVRGEGEGAQYDIESLVGFDFFPQTGHVEGVAILNRCETSAVENNGAEQDS